A single window of Candidatus Rhabdochlamydia oedothoracis DNA harbors:
- a CDS encoding IS630 transposase-related protein, with translation MPKPYSMDLRKRVLQYLEENNDKMKASQLFQVGIATVYRWVKRKKQRGNVEPLKKKSTYKKIDDQRLIAYVEKNPDHFLSEIAKHFGLTLQAIFYALKRLKITRKKRLRFIRKGMRKQERNI, from the coding sequence ATGCCTAAACCTTATTCAATGGATCTAAGAAAACGAGTGCTTCAATACCTAGAAGAAAATAACGACAAAATGAAGGCCAGCCAGCTATTTCAAGTTGGGATTGCAACTGTCTACCGATGGGTAAAGCGTAAGAAACAAAGAGGAAACGTAGAACCTCTAAAAAAGAAAAGCACTTATAAGAAAATTGATGATCAGAGATTAATCGCTTATGTAGAAAAAAACCCCGATCATTTTTTATCAGAGATTGCAAAGCATTTTGGTTTGACTTTGCAAGCAATCTTTTACGCTTTGAAAAGACTCAAGATCACAAGAAAAAAAAGATTGCGTTTTATAAGGAAAGGAATGCGGAAGCAAGAGCGGAATATCTAA
- a CDS encoding IS630 transposase-related protein: MKASQLFQVGIATVYRWVKSKKQRGNVEPLKKKSTYRKIDDQRLIAYVEKNPDHFLSKIAKHFGLTMQANTN; this comes from the coding sequence ATGAAGGCTAGCCAGCTATTTCAAGTTGGGATTGCAACTGTCTACCGATGGGTAAAGAGTAAGAAACAAAGAGGAAACGTAGAACCTCTAAAAAAGAAAAGCACTTATAGGAAAATTGATGATCAGAGATTAATCGCTTATGTAGAGAAAAACCCCGATCATTTTTTATCAAAAATTGCAAAGCATTTTGGTTTGACTATGCAAGCAAATACAAACTAA
- a CDS encoding UDP-N-acetylmuramoyl-tripeptide--D-alanyl-D-alanine ligase, giving the protein MYTCKEIAAYLGILSSNLVSIKGFHQDSRLIEPSDLFFALSGERVDGHAFLREVAKKGAVAAVVSKRYKGPSYGLSLLAVEDVMNALHLLAQVVFSKRQTRIIAVTGSVGKTTIKEFIAALLSAQFRVAKTPGNANSRIGVPLALLNADRKADIFVVEMGMSQKGQIAKLVSIAPPEIAVITNIGLAHSAYFPEGLEAIAQAKAEVLSSSKTRLAILGSNVGNFSAIKNSLLPKKNYGLSQGLDLYLQVCEEKFCLIEKSGRSSFFSLPFQAEHLWENFCGAALVVREFGVCWKKIIEQTKQLKTISHRFTIVEKKGIIFVDDSYNASVSSMRAAFKSLPKSKGKTIAVIGDMKELGEFTETCHLEVAKYALEVTDILLCLGKDCSLMVELFIKNKRKAYLYHDFQDLYKAVYALASHGDVVLIKGANSHQLWRILD; this is encoded by the coding sequence ATGTATACTTGTAAAGAAATTGCAGCTTATTTAGGCATCCTCTCCTCTAATCTGGTTTCCATAAAGGGATTTCATCAAGATAGCAGGCTAATTGAGCCAAGCGATCTGTTTTTTGCTCTGTCTGGAGAGAGAGTGGATGGTCATGCTTTTTTAAGAGAAGTAGCAAAAAAAGGGGCAGTAGCAGCTGTTGTATCCAAGCGATACAAAGGGCCAAGCTATGGTTTATCTCTATTAGCTGTAGAAGATGTCATGAATGCATTACATCTTTTGGCACAGGTTGTATTTTCAAAGAGACAAACCCGTATTATTGCAGTTACTGGATCTGTGGGGAAAACAACTATTAAAGAGTTTATTGCAGCGCTTTTATCCGCGCAGTTTAGGGTTGCGAAAACTCCCGGTAATGCCAATTCTCGAATAGGGGTACCTTTGGCTTTATTAAATGCAGATAGAAAAGCAGATATTTTTGTTGTGGAAATGGGAATGAGTCAAAAAGGACAAATAGCTAAACTTGTATCTATTGCCCCTCCAGAAATTGCTGTAATCACCAATATAGGTTTAGCTCATAGCGCTTATTTTCCAGAAGGATTAGAAGCTATTGCTCAGGCAAAGGCTGAAGTTTTGTCATCCAGCAAAACGCGTCTTGCTATTTTAGGATCTAATGTAGGAAATTTTTCCGCTATTAAAAATAGCTTGTTGCCCAAAAAAAATTATGGTTTATCACAAGGATTAGATCTCTATTTACAAGTTTGTGAGGAAAAGTTTTGTTTGATAGAAAAATCTGGTAGATCTTCTTTTTTTTCTTTGCCTTTTCAAGCAGAGCATTTATGGGAAAATTTTTGTGGTGCTGCTCTAGTTGTTAGGGAATTTGGCGTTTGCTGGAAAAAGATTATTGAACAAACCAAGCAACTTAAAACCATTTCTCATCGATTTACTATTGTAGAAAAAAAAGGGATTATATTTGTTGATGACTCTTATAATGCTAGTGTGTCTTCCATGAGAGCAGCTTTTAAGTCCTTGCCAAAGTCTAAAGGAAAGACAATTGCTGTAATAGGGGATATGAAAGAGCTCGGAGAGTTTACAGAGACATGTCATTTGGAAGTGGCTAAATACGCATTAGAAGTCACCGATATATTGCTCTGTTTAGGAAAAGATTGTTCCTTAATGGTAGAATTATTTATTAAGAATAAACGCAAAGCTTATCTATATCATGATTTTCAAGATCTGTACAAAGCTGTATATGCTCTTGCAAGCCATGGTGATGTTGTTTTAATTAAAGGCGCGAATTCTCATCAATTATGGCGCATTTTGGATTAG
- a CDS encoding YkgJ family cysteine cluster protein, translated as MSEKWYKEGLRFHCTGCGKCCTGSPGYVWVSDSEVKEISQFLQISFEECIKKYTRKVVGRLSLLEDYLSYDCVFLKDKNCQIYSTRPKQCRKFPWWLENLKTKKDWEEEAIRCEGINHVDAPLISFGEIEKQVDS; from the coding sequence ATGTCTGAAAAATGGTATAAAGAAGGTCTACGTTTTCATTGTACAGGATGCGGTAAATGCTGCACAGGATCTCCTGGATATGTATGGGTAAGTGATAGCGAAGTGAAAGAAATCTCACAATTTTTACAAATAAGTTTTGAAGAATGCATAAAAAAATACACCCGTAAAGTGGTAGGGAGACTCTCGCTTTTAGAGGATTATCTAAGTTATGATTGTGTTTTTCTAAAAGATAAGAACTGTCAGATTTATTCTACTAGGCCTAAACAATGCCGCAAATTTCCTTGGTGGCTAGAAAACTTAAAAACAAAAAAAGATTGGGAAGAAGAGGCCATACGTTGTGAAGGAATAAACCATGTTGATGCGCCTTTGATCTCTTTTGGAGAAATAGAAAAACAAGTAGATTCTTAA
- the rsmI gene encoding 16S rRNA (cytidine(1402)-2'-O)-methyltransferase, with amino-acid sequence MLYVVSTPIGNLKDFSFRALDVLKECDYILCEDTRHSQILLNHYSIKNPLKSFHRFNERMRLDSILEDLANGKNVALISDAGTPTVSDPGLPLISACRQKKIPMTVIPGACALIVALGLSGFSSTVFQFLGFVPKKEKERALILKIALEYKGTSIFYETPHQIQKTLSHLQKLDNTRFLCIVREATKLHEESLFGEASVLLDHFQTHTPRGEIVLLISENTQEGCLTGNVISHINILQEELHLSRSEAVKIVAKLHQLPKRKIYKEDLDFEDN; translated from the coding sequence ATGTTATATGTAGTTTCAACCCCTATTGGCAATTTAAAAGATTTTTCCTTTCGTGCACTTGATGTACTTAAAGAATGTGATTATATCTTATGTGAAGATACCCGTCATAGCCAAATCCTCTTAAATCATTACTCGATTAAAAATCCCCTAAAAAGCTTTCATCGCTTTAATGAAAGAATGAGACTCGATAGCATTTTAGAAGATTTAGCAAATGGAAAAAATGTAGCACTTATTTCCGATGCGGGAACTCCTACAGTTTCAGATCCTGGTCTACCACTTATCTCTGCATGTCGCCAGAAAAAAATTCCTATGACAGTGATCCCAGGAGCTTGTGCTCTAATTGTTGCCCTTGGATTGTCTGGCTTTTCATCTACTGTTTTTCAATTTCTAGGGTTTGTTCCTAAAAAAGAAAAAGAAAGGGCTCTAATCCTTAAGATAGCATTAGAGTATAAAGGAACTAGTATCTTCTATGAGACTCCTCATCAAATACAAAAAACCCTGTCTCATTTACAAAAACTAGATAATACAAGGTTTCTTTGTATTGTAAGAGAAGCAACCAAACTACATGAGGAGAGTTTGTTTGGAGAAGCTAGTGTCTTACTCGATCATTTTCAAACACATACCCCTCGTGGAGAAATCGTCTTATTAATTTCAGAAAATACACAAGAGGGCTGTCTAACAGGCAATGTCATTTCGCATATTAACATACTACAAGAAGAACTACATCTTAGCCGCTCTGAAGCCGTTAAAATAGTCGCCAAACTGCATCAACTCCCTAAAAGAAAAATTTATAAAGAAGATCTTGACTTTGAAGACAACTAA
- a CDS encoding SDR family NAD(P)-dependent oxidoreductase — MNYDLALVTGATSGLGRALCYALAQRNISLIAVGRNIQKLQLLAKKIQTPIRIVQADLSQLNQRTSLYALIQELCPDLVINNAGFGLYGSAIKLPLKLLQEMIQVNIQAVMECSIEATSALKKAKKPGLILNISSAAAFFSYPNFSVYAASKAFVYRFSEALDIELSAYHIRVLTICPGQIATDFRKKASQNFPQKPDYFTLSCEKAVRLIIKQISQKKRVKIIDLRYRLMIFLTYFIPKSFLLPLLQRSLSKRYRKNS, encoded by the coding sequence ATGAATTATGATTTAGCTTTAGTCACTGGAGCTACATCTGGGCTAGGAAGAGCCTTATGTTATGCGTTAGCGCAAAGAAACATCTCTTTAATTGCAGTCGGTAGAAATATCCAAAAATTACAGCTTCTCGCTAAAAAAATACAAACACCGATTCGAATTGTGCAAGCAGATTTGAGCCAATTAAATCAAAGAACTTCTCTTTATGCACTGATTCAAGAGCTCTGCCCAGATCTTGTGATTAATAATGCAGGATTTGGTTTGTATGGCTCTGCTATAAAGCTACCCTTAAAACTATTGCAGGAAATGATCCAAGTAAATATACAGGCTGTTATGGAGTGTTCTATAGAAGCTACTTCAGCGTTAAAAAAAGCTAAAAAGCCCGGGTTGATCTTAAATATTTCATCAGCCGCTGCTTTTTTTTCCTATCCTAATTTTTCTGTATATGCAGCTAGCAAGGCATTTGTCTACCGTTTTTCAGAAGCTCTGGACATAGAGCTATCTGCTTATCATATTCGTGTACTTACCATATGTCCTGGACAAATAGCAACGGATTTTCGTAAAAAAGCCTCTCAGAACTTCCCTCAAAAACCAGATTATTTTACCCTATCTTGTGAAAAAGCAGTACGATTGATCATCAAACAAATAAGCCAAAAAAAAAGAGTAAAAATCATCGATCTAAGATATCGCTTGATGATTTTTTTAACTTACTTTATTCCTAAGAGCTTTCTACTGCCTCTTTTGCAAAGATCTTTAAGTAAAAGATATAGAAAAAATTCCTAA
- the groL gene encoding chaperonin GroEL (60 kDa chaperone family; promotes refolding of misfolded polypeptides especially under stressful conditions; forms two stacked rings of heptamers to form a barrel-shaped 14mer; ends can be capped by GroES; misfolded proteins enter the barrel where they are refolded when GroES binds), which produces MSTLKELIFEEEARNKLLEGIDQLVDAVCNTLGPKGSNVAIESSWGAPSITNHGNNVAKEIELKDQYTNMGIALGKESAAKMKELCGDGITTCLILLRAIAKNAAKQITSGSNPVHLKRGIEKALDAILHDLKTNAITIETQKEIQNIATASASGDQTIGTFIAEAIERVGKNGVITIEESKGIHTTVEIAKGMQFDRGYISSSFCTKEDALCVELHNPRILVTDKKISSAQELLPILQSIATSSSELLIIAEEVEADALSTLVINKLKGILKVSAVKAPGFGDNRQEMLKDIAILTGAKFISKETGLSLKDATFEDLGYAEKVIVSKDKTIIITDESKNEEVKVRIKQIELEITETTSSYNKEKLEDRKAKLISGAAVIRVGGAIEAEAKQKQQIFKDSLNSTRAAIDEGIVIGAGIGLLRASRNINVHLSDEENRGAQILIQACEAPLKQIIANNGLDSAVIFNEILSKESQFGLNALTGKVEDLLKSGIIDPLKVLRSALQCAVSTAILILFSEVLIGNAPEKE; this is translated from the coding sequence ATGTCAACACTTAAGGAACTGATTTTCGAAGAAGAAGCCAGAAATAAATTACTCGAAGGAATAGATCAACTTGTAGACGCTGTTTGTAATACATTAGGTCCTAAAGGCAGCAATGTAGCTATAGAATCCTCTTGGGGAGCTCCTAGTATTACCAATCATGGAAATAATGTGGCTAAAGAAATCGAGCTAAAAGATCAATATACAAATATGGGAATTGCTTTAGGTAAAGAGAGTGCTGCAAAAATGAAAGAGCTGTGTGGAGATGGAATCACTACCTGTTTGATTTTACTACGCGCAATTGCAAAAAATGCCGCTAAACAAATCACATCAGGATCAAACCCTGTTCATTTAAAACGAGGAATAGAAAAAGCACTTGACGCCATTTTACATGATTTGAAGACAAATGCTATTACCATTGAAACCCAAAAAGAAATACAAAATATAGCAACAGCTTCTGCTTCAGGCGATCAAACCATTGGAACCTTTATTGCTGAAGCTATTGAACGAGTAGGGAAAAATGGTGTTATTACTATAGAAGAGAGCAAAGGAATCCACACAACGGTTGAAATAGCTAAAGGGATGCAATTTGACCGTGGCTATATCAGTTCCTCTTTCTGCACAAAAGAAGATGCACTATGTGTAGAACTACATAACCCTCGCATTTTAGTCACAGATAAAAAGATCTCATCTGCTCAAGAATTACTGCCTATTTTACAATCCATTGCCACTTCCTCTTCTGAATTATTGATTATTGCAGAAGAGGTAGAAGCAGATGCTCTTTCCACGCTAGTGATTAATAAATTAAAGGGAATACTTAAAGTAAGTGCAGTAAAAGCCCCTGGTTTTGGAGATAACCGTCAGGAAATGCTCAAAGATATTGCTATATTAACAGGCGCTAAGTTTATCTCAAAAGAGACCGGTTTGTCTTTAAAAGATGCTACTTTTGAGGATCTAGGCTATGCAGAAAAAGTGATTGTGAGCAAAGATAAAACAATTATCATTACAGATGAGAGCAAAAATGAAGAAGTAAAAGTACGCATTAAGCAGATTGAGTTAGAAATTACAGAAACTACCTCCTCTTACAACAAAGAAAAGTTAGAAGATCGCAAAGCTAAATTGATAAGCGGAGCAGCGGTCATTCGCGTAGGAGGTGCTATTGAGGCAGAAGCCAAACAAAAACAACAAATATTTAAAGACAGTCTCAATTCCACAAGAGCTGCAATTGATGAAGGAATTGTAATTGGAGCAGGAATCGGGCTTTTAAGAGCTAGCCGCAACATAAACGTGCATCTAAGCGATGAAGAAAATAGGGGAGCGCAAATTTTGATCCAAGCTTGCGAAGCTCCTCTTAAGCAAATCATTGCTAATAACGGTCTAGACAGCGCTGTTATTTTTAATGAGATTCTGAGCAAAGAGTCGCAATTTGGATTAAATGCCCTAACAGGAAAAGTAGAGGATCTTCTAAAAAGCGGCATTATAGACCCATTGAAGGTTTTAAGGTCTGCTCTACAATGTGCTGTATCAACAGCTATTCTTATTCTTTTCTCAGAGGTTTTGATTGGTAATGCTCCTGAAAAAGAATAA
- a CDS encoding metallophosphoesterase family protein, with amino-acid sequence MVRCAHISDLHFAKPSWKIHQFFSKRWIGNVNFYLRRRSQFCFENIQSLPLLFKQLGVSKVLITGDLTTTSDEKEFLMAQAFLQRLEEQGLLVFLLPGNHDQYTKADFSHKTYYRFFPSYFSESTCNLKDDGLTIVEIENKWSAIFLDTAIATPPLACHGFFSIELEKRLKQALKQIPKDHSILILNHFPLIYNEAPEKGLKRSEALCDLIKEFPRVNLYLHGHTHRHCIADLRQSDLPIILDSGSIIEKKTGSWNLIELHEKEFWVEGFKIINSKWQPTSRSYFKVNNV; translated from the coding sequence ATGGTTCGCTGCGCTCATATTTCAGATCTACATTTTGCAAAACCGTCTTGGAAAATCCATCAATTTTTTTCTAAGAGATGGATAGGAAATGTTAACTTCTATCTACGCAGACGCTCCCAATTTTGTTTTGAAAATATACAATCGCTCCCTTTGCTTTTTAAACAGTTAGGGGTTTCTAAGGTACTGATTACAGGAGATCTAACTACTACTTCTGATGAAAAAGAATTTTTAATGGCGCAAGCTTTTCTTCAAAGACTAGAGGAACAGGGCCTTTTAGTATTTCTTCTTCCTGGTAATCACGACCAATACACAAAAGCTGATTTTTCCCATAAAACCTATTATCGTTTTTTCCCCTCTTATTTTTCTGAATCTACATGTAACTTAAAAGACGATGGTCTAACAATCGTTGAAATAGAAAATAAATGGTCTGCTATTTTTTTAGATACCGCAATAGCTACGCCTCCTCTTGCGTGTCATGGTTTTTTTTCAATAGAACTAGAAAAGAGATTAAAACAAGCTTTAAAACAAATACCTAAAGATCACAGTATATTGATTTTAAATCATTTTCCTCTCATTTATAACGAAGCTCCTGAAAAAGGTCTTAAACGCTCAGAGGCTTTATGCGATCTCATTAAGGAGTTTCCTCGGGTTAATTTATATCTACATGGGCATACCCATCGCCATTGTATTGCAGATCTTAGACAAAGCGATTTACCTATTATCCTAGATAGCGGATCTATTATAGAAAAAAAAACGGGCTCTTGGAATCTCATTGAATTACATGAAAAGGAATTTTGGGTTGAGGGCTTTAAAATCATTAACAGCAAATGGCAACCTACTTCCCGCTCTTATTTTAAGGTTAATAATGTCTGA
- a CDS encoding phospho-sugar mutase, translating into MAIPADIQKRAEVWLNSPFDSDTQNQVRLLMQKPQELIDAFFCDLSFGTGGMRGLMGVGTNRLNIYTIQRATQGLANYVNQQKKTGKVVIGFDSRHHSKEFAEEAAKVLAANQIQVFLIHELRPTPYISFACRFVQADAAIMITASHNPAQYNGYKVYWSDGGQVVSPHDIGIMQEVEKISQLSQIHLSDFSNPIIQKINNSSNQLDQLDQFYLQAIAPLQVFPKQDHQMGKNLKITYTSLYGTGSTIVPQALTHWGFDQVYLVKEQCQPDGSFPTVAFPNPEYKETFTMGLKYMLDTKSDLLIATDPDADRIGIAILHQNKPILLDGNQVAAICADYLAQVLNSENKMPARAAIVTTIVSTQLLKSIAKRYKIAYREVLTGFKYIGELIHKWEQSQEGPHFLFGAEESYGYLIGTHARDKDAIVMSCLLAEIALYAKKQNQTLQDRLEKIYQTYGLFQEKQFSIDFAPGKKGMEKIEKIMQQLRQNPPKTIAAIDVLYIEDYQKRIRFTLELKQEEALELPLSNVLVFGLKDQSRLIIRPSGTEPKIKIYLSTHLDSYSSLEQGINQCQTHLHTLLTNFNQFIL; encoded by the coding sequence ATGGCAATTCCGGCAGATATTCAAAAACGTGCTGAGGTTTGGCTAAATAGCCCTTTTGATTCTGACACGCAAAACCAAGTGCGTTTGCTCATGCAAAAGCCCCAAGAGCTTATCGATGCCTTTTTTTGCGACCTTTCTTTTGGGACAGGAGGTATGCGAGGATTAATGGGAGTAGGGACCAACCGTCTAAACATCTATACTATTCAAAGAGCTACCCAAGGTTTAGCAAATTATGTAAATCAACAAAAAAAAACAGGAAAAGTTGTCATTGGTTTTGATAGTCGACATCATTCTAAAGAATTTGCAGAAGAAGCCGCAAAAGTACTTGCTGCTAATCAAATTCAAGTCTTTTTAATCCATGAATTAAGACCGACTCCTTATATTTCATTTGCTTGTCGTTTTGTGCAAGCAGATGCTGCTATTATGATTACCGCTTCTCACAATCCCGCTCAATACAACGGATATAAAGTCTATTGGAGCGATGGCGGTCAAGTTGTATCTCCACATGATATAGGTATCATGCAAGAAGTAGAAAAAATATCCCAACTTTCACAAATTCATTTAAGTGATTTTTCTAATCCAATCATCCAAAAAATTAATAATTCTTCAAATCAACTAGATCAACTAGATCAATTCTATTTACAAGCAATAGCCCCTCTGCAGGTCTTTCCCAAGCAAGACCATCAAATGGGTAAGAATTTGAAGATTACCTATACAAGCTTATACGGTACAGGTAGCACTATCGTGCCTCAAGCTTTAACACATTGGGGTTTTGATCAGGTCTATCTAGTCAAAGAACAGTGCCAACCTGATGGTTCTTTTCCCACTGTAGCTTTTCCAAATCCTGAGTATAAAGAAACATTTACAATGGGTCTGAAATATATGCTAGATACCAAGTCTGATCTTTTGATCGCAACAGATCCCGATGCAGATCGGATAGGGATTGCGATTTTACATCAAAATAAACCTATCCTATTGGATGGGAACCAAGTAGCAGCTATTTGCGCAGACTATCTTGCCCAAGTATTGAACTCAGAGAACAAAATGCCAGCTAGAGCAGCAATTGTTACAACTATTGTTTCAACGCAGCTCTTAAAAAGCATTGCAAAGCGCTATAAAATTGCCTATAGAGAAGTTCTTACTGGATTTAAATATATTGGCGAACTGATTCATAAATGGGAACAATCCCAAGAAGGCCCTCATTTTCTATTCGGTGCTGAAGAGTCTTACGGCTACTTAATCGGTACTCACGCAAGAGATAAAGATGCTATTGTCATGTCTTGTTTACTCGCAGAAATTGCGCTATATGCAAAAAAACAGAATCAAACCCTCCAAGATCGCTTAGAAAAGATTTATCAAACATATGGTCTTTTTCAAGAAAAGCAATTTTCTATAGATTTTGCACCTGGTAAAAAAGGCATGGAAAAAATTGAGAAAATTATGCAACAATTAAGACAAAACCCGCCTAAGACAATTGCAGCGATAGACGTGCTCTATATAGAAGATTATCAAAAAAGAATACGTTTTACCTTAGAGCTTAAGCAAGAAGAAGCCCTAGAGCTACCTCTTTCTAATGTATTAGTGTTTGGATTAAAAGATCAGAGTCGCTTAATTATACGCCCCTCTGGAACAGAGCCTAAAATAAAAATATATCTATCTACTCATTTAGATTCTTATTCTTCATTAGAACAAGGAATTAATCAATGTCAAACTCATTTACATACTTTACTAACTAATTTTAACCAGTTTATATTATGA
- the mraY gene encoding phospho-N-acetylmuramoyl-pentapeptide-transferase, protein MILFIYQYLSSLGIPLHSVFTYSSTRTILAALSSLLCAIWIGPYCIRRLYALKTGQSIRVEDCPLLAELHQKKKETPTMGGIFLLFSALISLILWMDWRSSFTIMLCLLTLGLAVIGGIDDYLKMKLKNSKGMKARTKFLMQLFITLGICSYLYIPQFTQEDFLHPPIAKEWVKRSKTEGEWKVLNTQQYMGYYFVPFIKKPLFKLTGLSLVLGIFLSVFVITGSSNAVNLTDGLDGLASGCLIMVAVVLGIVAFLSNNKEMARYLNILYIKQSGEIAIYLFAVIGATLGFLWYNGFPAQVFMGDIGSLSLGGIIGFCAVLLRRELLLALVGGVFVAETLSVILQVGSYKLRNRKRIFLCTPLHHHFEYKGWPETKVVIRFWIMGLILALLGLVSLKFQ, encoded by the coding sequence GTGATTCTTTTCATTTATCAATATTTAAGTAGTTTAGGAATTCCATTACATTCGGTTTTTACTTATTCATCTACTCGGACGATACTAGCAGCATTGAGCTCTTTGCTATGTGCGATTTGGATAGGCCCTTACTGTATCAGAAGGCTCTATGCCTTAAAAACAGGACAGTCAATTCGTGTGGAAGATTGCCCTCTATTAGCAGAACTTCATCAAAAAAAAAAAGAAACCCCGACTATGGGAGGTATTTTCCTTTTATTTTCGGCACTGATTTCCCTTATTTTGTGGATGGATTGGAGAAGCAGCTTTACCATCATGTTATGCTTACTTACTTTGGGTCTAGCAGTTATAGGTGGAATTGACGATTATTTAAAAATGAAATTAAAAAATTCTAAAGGAATGAAGGCGCGCACCAAATTTCTCATGCAGCTGTTTATTACATTAGGAATTTGTAGCTATCTATATATCCCTCAGTTTACACAAGAAGACTTCTTGCATCCACCTATTGCTAAAGAATGGGTTAAAAGAAGCAAGACAGAAGGAGAGTGGAAAGTATTAAATACACAGCAATACATGGGCTATTATTTTGTTCCTTTTATCAAAAAGCCTCTATTTAAGTTAACTGGTTTAAGCTTAGTGCTTGGAATTTTTTTAAGTGTATTTGTAATCACCGGTTCTTCCAATGCGGTAAATTTAACAGACGGATTAGATGGTTTAGCTTCAGGTTGCTTGATTATGGTAGCGGTTGTATTAGGAATCGTTGCCTTTTTATCAAATAATAAAGAAATGGCTCGTTACCTAAATATCTTATACATCAAACAAAGTGGAGAAATAGCTATCTATTTATTTGCTGTTATTGGCGCAACTCTTGGGTTTTTGTGGTATAATGGGTTCCCGGCACAGGTCTTTATGGGCGATATCGGCTCATTATCTCTAGGGGGGATCATTGGCTTTTGTGCTGTTTTATTACGAAGAGAGCTTCTTTTAGCCTTAGTGGGGGGAGTATTTGTTGCAGAAACCCTTTCTGTGATCTTACAAGTAGGAAGTTACAAATTGCGTAATCGCAAACGTATTTTTCTATGTACACCTCTTCACCATCATTTTGAATATAAGGGCTGGCCTGAGACAAAAGTGGTTATTCGCTTTTGGATTATGGGTTTGATTTTAGCGTTATTGGGGTTAGTTTCCTTAAAATTTCAGTAA
- a CDS encoding IS630 family transposase — MAFYKERNAEARAEYLKKIEAISPEKRVYLDQSGISQYVHRQYARSARGKQIFGGISGKRFGRQSVISALQGKKLLAPMCFEGTCNTDLFNVWLKQELIPNLTHGQVLILDNASFHKSKTTRTLIEESGYEMLFLPPYSPDLNPIEKYWANMKTKIRELLPTVANLSEALDQAVLSMSI, encoded by the coding sequence ATTGCGTTTTATAAGGAAAGGAATGCGGAAGCAAGAGCGGAATATCTAAAAAAGATAGAAGCAATTTCTCCTGAAAAAAGGGTCTATTTGGATCAGAGCGGAATCAGTCAATATGTGCATAGGCAATATGCGAGGAGCGCGAGGGGAAAACAAATATTTGGAGGAATTTCAGGAAAACGATTTGGTAGACAGAGTGTAATTTCGGCACTACAAGGGAAGAAATTGCTGGCACCGATGTGTTTTGAAGGAACTTGCAATACGGATCTATTTAATGTATGGCTAAAACAGGAATTGATTCCAAATTTGACTCATGGCCAAGTTTTGATTCTCGATAACGCGAGCTTTCATAAATCAAAGACAACTAGAACATTGATAGAGGAAAGTGGATACGAAATGCTCTTTCTCCCGCCTTATTCACCGGACTTAAATCCTATCGAAAAATATTGGGCCAATATGAAAACGAAAATCCGAGAACTTTTACCTACTGTAGCTAATTTATCCGAAGCCTTAGATCAAGCTGTTTTATCAATGTCGATTTAA